AAGTCGTGCCTACAGCGGGCACGGGAGCTAGGGGCCCGGGCCCAGGAGCTGAAAGCAAGTGCCCAGAGGAAGGATGCTGGGGAACCCTGCGTGCTGGAGGACCAGGGGCAGCCAGCAGGGCCATGGTGAGTCCTGGGTGGGCAGACAGGCACCCAGGGAAAGGCTGGGCTGGTGGGAACATGGCAGGCGGGACAAGGCTGGGGGGCTGCTCCCCTTCCAGTCCCTGCCACTCACTTGCTCTGCACCTCAGCCTCCATCCATAAGAGGGTGCCCGTTCTTGCCTCAGTGGCCCTTGTGACTTTGGAATGCCGTCTACAGCTGCCATTTGTTGGGTATTTGTCTCCTGCGCCCATGTCTGTCCTCCTGAGCTCCTGAGGTCATATGTGCCTCGTAGAGATAAGGAGCCAGGACTTCCCTAGGTGACCGGGCGAGATGTGAGGCCACGCTTTTCTGGTTCCAGCCCTAGTGCTGGTGACGGGAGACTGGGCTTTGGGACTGGTGTGTGGTGTGTCACGGGAACAGGGACGGTTTTCAGGCCCCGGCTCCGGGGTCTCCCTGGCCATTTGGCCTGCCTGCCGTCGGTGTTGGAGGGTGTGGGTCTGGTGCTTCTCCTGAGGCCTCACTCCCCTCCTGGCAGCGGACAGAAGGCGCCCGCCTACCAGCGCTTCCACGCCTTGGCCCAGCCGGGGCCCCCGGGGCTTGTGCTGCCCTACAAGTACCAGGTGCTGGCCGAGATGTTCCGCAGCATGGACACCATCGTGGGCATGCTCTACAACCGCTCCGAGACCGCGACCTTTGCCAAGGTTAAGCAGGGCGTCCAGGACATGATGCGCAAGTGAGTGGCCCGCAGAGGGTGGGGGCCTCACCCTGCCCGTACGGTCTGAGTGTGCCCTTCCCGGAGCACTCTGACCCAGCACCTTGTCCCGCAGGCGCTTTGAGGAGCGCAACGTGGGCCAGATCAGAACCGTGTACCCCGCTTCTTACCGCTTCCGCCAGGAGCGCAACGTCCCCACCTTCAAGGACGGCGTCAAGAGGTCCGATTACCAGCTTACCATTGAGCCGCTGCTAGACCAGGGTGAGCGCGCTCTGACTGAAGTCACGCGTGtccgagcctcggtttccccgccAGTGACACTGGGTGGTTTTGGGCGTGGCGTGAGGCGTCGGAGACCAGCAgcctgggggcctgggtgacGGGGCGGGCCCGGGCTGGGGGCTCAGGCCTGAAGTCTTCCCGCAGAGGCTGGCAGCACGGCTCCCCAGCTCACGGCCTCGCACCTCCTGCGGCGCAGACAGGTCTTCGGCCAGAATCTGGTGGAGCGCGTCCGGGAGCACCACAGGGTGAGTGACGGGGGTGACCGGCTCCGTCCTCGGAGGAAGCACCTCCCcggcaggccctgggctgggccccGAACCGTCCCTGTCACAGCTCCGTCTTACCCCGCAGGAGACGGGCCCTCGTGAGAGGCTGACTCTTCGAGTTCTCTTCACCCGTCTCCGTGGCTGCCTCGTGGGGTGGGTGCAGGGCTGGGCGACAGCCCCGCTCCTGGTTCCCCAGTGGAGGGCCGGGAGCTCAGGGCTGCAGCCTCAGGCCCCGGGGGCGCGTGATGGGCTCAGTGCTGCTCTGTGCCGGGTGTCGTGCCCTTTGGCCCAGCTGAGCGCCTGATCCCAAGATGGCCCGACTGGGCATcagccctgcccgcccccccgcccccgcccccgcccccgcccaatGCAGATGTGCCTGGGCTCACCTGGCACTCGCGTCTCCTCACACAGGCCTTCCTCGCCTCCCTGAACCCGCCCATGGTGGTGCCTGAGGACCAGCTGACACGTTGGCACCCCCACTTCAATGTGGACGAAGTGCCTGACATCGAGCCGGCTGAgctgccccagccccccaccacGGAGAAGCTGGCCACCGCGCAGGAGGTGCTGGCCCGTGCCCGCAGCCTGATGTCACCCAGGGTGAGGCCGCCTTAGGGCTTGCGGGGCGGGCACCGATGGACTCCAGTCTTGGCCATGGGCCTCCGGGGTGTTGGGACGTGCCCTCCCCCCTTACGGAGCGCTGCCTACTTGGCAGGCTGCGCCCTGGGCACCGGCCACCTGCCGTGATGCTCAGGGTGAGCCTAGGCCGGCAGACAGTGACCTCCCTGTGGCCGGGCCGGGTGGGTGGGGCCTTCTGATTCTCCCCTCTGAACTGCCTCAGATGGAAAAGGCCCTGAGCGACCTGGCTCTGCGTACGGCCAAGTCCGGCAGCCCCGGGTcccccggccctgccctgccGGCCACCCCGCCGGCCACCCCGCCGGCCACCCCGCCTGCCGCCCTGAAGGGGGTGTCCCAGGACCTGCTGGAGCGGGTGAGTGTCCGGGGTCCTGGCAGGGGCCCGTGGGACCGGCTCTCCACTGACCGTTCTCGGGGCCTACCGCAGATCCGCTGCAAGCAGGCGCAGAAGCAGCTGGCGCAGATGACGCGGCAGCCGGAGCAGGAGCGGCGGCTGCAGCGGCTGGAGCGGCTGCCCGAGCTGGCCCGCGTGCTGCGTGGCATCTTCGTGTCGGAGCGCAAGCCCGCCCTCACCATGGAGGTGGCCTGCGCCAGGATGGCGGGCAGCTACCATGCAGCCCTGAGCCCTGGTGTGtgcaggggcggggccgggccctCCCTGTGTTCCCCGCTCAGGATGAGGCTGGGCACGGTGTCCTCGAGCCCCCACCCGGCCCCCAGACCCCCTCAGACAGCGCCGGGCCCCACGGGACTGTGGGTTCCCTCCAGACTGCAGGgcgacccctccctcccccttcccccctttccccctccagGCTGGGTGTTGGGCTCAGTGGGAGGGTCAGCTTCTCAGCAAGGCCATTCTGTCACTGCCCGGCCCGAGCCCTTCCACCTTCCCACTGTTGGGTCTGCTGCTTGGAGGCTTGGACaggcctgcggggggggggggggggggggccggcccGCTGACTGGTCTGGACCCCCCCACAAGGGGTCAGTACCCCCTCCCAGGCGCACGGCCCTGCTCACATCCTGTCTGTCTGCAGGGGAGATGGAGAAGCACGTACAGCTGCTCTCTGAGCTGCTGCCCGACTGGCTCAGCCTCCACCACGTCCGCGCCGACACCTATGTCAAGCTGGACAAGGCTGCTGACCTGGCAGGTGTCCTCGCCCGGCTGGCCCACCTTGCCCGTGCCGAGGCGGCGCTGTGAGCCTCGTGGGCCTGGGCTTAGGTCCTTGGCCTGCCGTGTCTCTTTTATTCCCTTTAGGAACACAATgcacttttcttcccctcctaaCTCCCCACCAGGGTCCCTGGCCAGTGCGGGTGGTGGGCCCACCCTCTTGCAGAACATTGTCATTAAACTGGTTTCTGTTGGTGACTGTCATCGTTGGTGTCTTTGGGGGCACAGCGGAGTGGGGTGGCTTTGCAGTCTGTGCAAGCTTGGGTGAGGCGGTTGGCACAATGCCCCCGATATGTCCACATGGGAATCCCTGGTGACCCAGTGGCTCGGTGTCACCGCTGGACCCGTACAAGAGGGAGGCGGACTGCAGGACTGGGGGATGCAGGGGGGGCCCGGAGCCCGATTTTCCCCGGAACCTTCAGGAGCCAGCCCCACTCCACTGACAGTGTCGTGAGCCACCCTGCTGGTGTGACTGACCACAGCAACTGAGAGGCCGTTTGGGTAGCACCTGCCTCCTGAGAGGCAGCTGGGAGCAGACAGCCACAGAACGCCAGACACATGCCCGCCCAACCCGCCAAGTGGGATTCCCGTGCCTCTTGGCCCCGGATAAAGAACAGCCACTCTAGCAAAGCACTTTATTCACCTCTTTTCGGTGTTTGTAGGTGGCCCTGCGGTGGCCGGGGCTCTGGCCTGAGCTACCAGCTCCAGGCCTCGGCACCTCCAGAACCTGCAGGAAGGGCCCCAGGTGGTAGAAAAGGGCAActgcaaaaaagttaaaaacaaagtcCAGACGGGTGGCCAGCGCCCCCTGGCGGCCATCGGCCAGCCACGAGGCAGGAACTCCTCTCCGccagaggggggagggtgggtcaGTCGTACTGCAGAAGAGAGAAGACCGGCACGGCCCCCAGCTTCTCCCTGCCCTTCAGCGAGGTCAGCTCCACCAGGCTCACGCACTCCAGCACCTCCGCCCGCAGCTGGCCCAGCAGTTCACAGGCCGCATGCATGGTTCCTGAGTGGGTCGGCAGAGGGCACACAATGAGGCCCCACCcagccggggggcggggagggggaggaggtggcgTGGGGACGAGGCTCCCACCTGCCCACACAGGGTCTTGCCGCTCACGCGTAAAGTGTACAGCGCTCAGGCCCCAACCCGGGTCTCACACGTGGGCTGAGCCACTTTCCTGCACCCCCAGCAGTCCTAGCGCCAGGCCCTGTTTgccggagggagggggcggggagacccTCACCCCCAGTGGCCAGCAGATCGTCCACGACAACCACCTTCTGCCCTGGCTCCAAGGCGTCTCTCTGGATTTCCAGCTCAGCCTGCAGATGGGAAGCAGGCACTCGGTCTGCACGTCTCCAGACGCGGCCCTGGTGTGCAGAGCCTGGGAGGTGGTGCCGACGAGAGCCCAACCCACCCAGCTGCCGCTTGGCTGCGTGAGCTAGGCTGGCGTCTCGGGCAGAGTTGGCATCAGCCGAGGCAGCTACACCCGACCCAGGGGATATCCTCAGGAAGCCCAAGGGTCACGGGTGGCGGTGCCCAGCCCACTCACCTTCCCATATTCCAGCGTGTACGAGGCAGACACCGTGGGGCCGGGCAGCTTCCCTCGCTTTCGGATGAGCACGCAGCCCAAGCCAAGCtcctgggccagggaggggccgAACAGAAAGCCTCGGGAGTCTAGGCCTGTTGGTCAGAGGTGGGGTGTCAGGGGTGGCTGTGTGGCACGGGAGCACGAGGGTCCCCAGGGGCCAGTGCCGGACAATGGCAAGAAGCCCCTGGCTTTGTTGGCTCCAGCTAAAAGTCCTTGACTGAGCACCTacctctgtgcacagagcctgctgggtgCTGCAGGGCAGGAGCGGGGACCCAGAAGCGGAAATAACTGTGTGGCCTCAGGGAAGTTACCTGCCTTCTCCCCACAGCCCTGCCGCCAGCCTGTCACTGGGCTGCTAATAACCAAGGAGCGGACTCAGACAGCTCCTGTCATTCTTGCAGCAGCATCTGCCCTGGAGGGGCTGGCCCCGGGCTATCTCCTGCTATCTCCCGCGGTCACTCACGGGGAAGCGCAGGCCCCACCCCCTAGGGGTGCAGCGAGGGAGGGCTTCCAGAGGAAGGAACCCTCCGAAGGACACAGTCAAGTGAAAAGCGGTGGTCCCGCAGGGCAGCGGGGAGCCATGGGAGGGCCGGGGCATGGCGCTGTCACGGAGACCTGGCCTGCTGGGGTCCTCCCTGAAGCCCCGTGCTGGGCAGAGGGCCTGGCCCACAGCTCAACACACAGATGGGGAACAAGAGTGTTCTTGGCCCAGTGGACTCTGGTCAGACACCCCTGGGGATACTCAGCCCGTAGCCCCACCAGTCCAGAACGGAGGACCAGGAAGTCGGCGAGAGCGAGGGGCACGGCGATGGGGTGACCTTGCCCTCAGCCGGCCACCGCAAGGACGCGCCCACCCTCAGGCGGCCAAGTGCCGCTCAGCAGGGCCATCCTTACAGCCTACTCGAGGATCGGCAGCCAAGCACGGTGAGACGTTCAGCGTGTCGCCGACGGACGCCCCCCAAGCCTCTCCTAAGCTAACGTGGGTCGCCCCTCCGCGCCGCTCAGGGCTCAGGGGGGAGGAACGGCCACGGTACCCTCGCGGAGCCTGGCACCGACCCGGCGACCTCTCCAGGCCTCTCGAGACACCCCAGGGCACAGCATCGGCGCCgggggcaggcaggaggcccGGGGAGGGTCCACCCGGGGTTCGAGGacccgcccctgccccctccacttACCCACGATGTAGTCGATCTTGCCGCCGTGGGTCTCTTTCAGGTGATTCGTCAGGAGGCGGATGGACGCGCGGAAGGAGTCGGGGTCCTTCAGGACGGGCGAGATATCCCTGGCACGCGAGGGCAGGCCTGGTGACCCCCGGGGTCGGGTCCGGGCCCCGCACGGGGACGGCGGGCTCGCTGGCCTGGCCCCGCGCGgtcgcccccccgccccgccccgcgcctgCCCCCGCACCTGAACAGCACGCCGGGCACGGGGAAGTCCGGGAAGCAGCGGATGCGCCGCGCCACCAGCTGCAGGTCGGAGTCCGCCATCCCGGGGTGAGCGCGGGGTGAGCGCGTGTCCGCGAGCGGCAGGGGTGCGCCGGCGGCTCTGCGCCTGCGCGAGCGGGCGGGGCGCCTATGCTAGGCGCCAGTGGGCGGGGCCGCCGTCCCCCGCAGGGACTACCGTATTCCACCGAATCTTGGGTGCCGCGTTGTTGCTCTAGCGTCCTGAACAGGCGCGCCCCGTCCGGCTCGTCGCCGCCGCCGCGCTCGCTCTCCTACCGCGCGGTGCGAGGGGCGGACGCGCGCGGCCACCAACATGCGGTGCCCAGCCCGAGCGTCCCCTGCAGGAGTACGCCGGTGGACGGGGACGGCAGCGGGGGTGCCGAGCCCTGGAGGGGACGGGCCGGCTCCGCCAGACCCTCCGGGAGCGCGCGGGAGTTGGGCGTGCCGGGGCCACCGAGAGTCCAGCCCCGGCATCAGCGacggggcggggcagagggaaaCCCACCCCGCCCACTTCCGCAAAGGGTCaaatcctgatttaaaaaaaagaaaacaaggaaaaaggcCTGTTAACTTTATTCTAGAACTTTTCACCATCATTTCCCAAGTCTTAGAACGGTACAGCTCTGGCATCACAACGGCAGAGACGTGAAAACCCCACTAGAAGGCGGCTCCACACGCCTTCGGGGCGGGTCAGGTTGGCGTCCACACCCGCTCGCTGTCTCTCCGCACCGTGCCACACCAGGTAACGGGAGGCTGGAAGGGAGGCACCCGCTCGCCATGCGGGGCACCAGGACAGCATCCCTAAGGTAGGTGTTAAAACGAAGGTGCTAGCATCCCTCTGTCCTCACCGGACCAGGGAGGCCTTCCTTGGCTGCTGCCAAACCCCTTTCCACATTCACAACTCCCTCCTAGTAGGATGGTGCCAAGGGCTCAAGCAGGACTGGCATGGCCAACTTTGACAGTGGGACTCACACATGGGAGGGGACTGCTCCACCTTCTGGATCCCGGGATGGAGGCAGGGCCCTGAGCGAGCGCATTCAGCTTTGGGGCTGGGCCGAGGCTGTGGGCTGCCGTGGCAAGTTGGGGTGGGccaggaggagggctgggagaCTGCGGGCACGTGCAGGTCCTGCTGTCACCCGCAGGTAATGTCTGTCTGGCGCGGGCAGGGCAGAGAACAGTTGGGGCTCTTCCAGCTCAGGAGCCCTGAGGCCAGAGCCTTCCTCCCCGCAGGCATTTGCAGGGCCAGTAGGAGAACCCAGGCCTGGCTGGAACACGAGCAGGTGCTAGTGGGGCCAGAAGCACTTCTCCGGGATGGACTCCGGGGGTGTCAGGCACTTCCCTAACTTTTCACAGCCTGGGGGCGCCCAATTCTGGCAAG
The sequence above is a segment of the Leopardus geoffroyi isolate Oge1 chromosome E2, O.geoffroyi_Oge1_pat1.0, whole genome shotgun sequence genome. Coding sequences within it:
- the APRT gene encoding adenine phosphoribosyltransferase, whose translation is MADSDLQLVARRIRCFPDFPVPGVLFRDISPVLKDPDSFRASIRLLTNHLKETHGGKIDYIVGLDSRGFLFGPSLAQELGLGCVLIRKRGKLPGPTVSASYTLEYGKAELEIQRDALEPGQKVVVVDDLLATGGTMHAACELLGQLRAEVLECVSLVELTSLKGREKLGAVPVFSLLQYD
- the CDT1 gene encoding DNA replication factor Cdt1; this encodes MAQPRLTDFFARRRPGPRAAPPRAKPAWRTPSPAKPAPPTPARTPGGSRKRARPPAEPTRDHPAPPARRRLRLPADTVSSPSALAAPGSPEEATLSAGQLPCLAAQEDKASSKVTLSELKSCLQRARELGARAQELKASAQRKDAGEPCVLEDQGQPAGPCGQKAPAYQRFHALAQPGPPGLVLPYKYQVLAEMFRSMDTIVGMLYNRSETATFAKVKQGVQDMMRKRFEERNVGQIRTVYPASYRFRQERNVPTFKDGVKRSDYQLTIEPLLDQEAGSTAPQLTASHLLRRRQVFGQNLVERVREHHRAFLASLNPPMVVPEDQLTRWHPHFNVDEVPDIEPAELPQPPTTEKLATAQEVLARARSLMSPRMEKALSDLALRTAKSGSPGSPGPALPATPPATPPATPPAALKGVSQDLLERIRCKQAQKQLAQMTRQPEQERRLQRLERLPELARVLRGIFVSERKPALTMEVACARMAGSYHAALSPGEMEKHVQLLSELLPDWLSLHHVRADTYVKLDKAADLAGVLARLAHLARAEAAL